The Pseudobacteroides sp. genome has a window encoding:
- the csrA gene encoding carbon storage regulator CsrA, with protein sequence MLVLTRKKEQSIIIGDNIEITIVDIQGDQVRIGINAPKNITIHRKEVYLEIQDENRRAADFKGVAINRILEKRDK encoded by the coding sequence GTGCTGGTACTTACTAGAAAGAAAGAGCAGTCTATTATTATTGGGGACAATATTGAGATTACAATAGTGGATATTCAAGGTGATCAGGTAAGAATTGGCATTAATGCACCCAAGAATATAACCATTCACAGGAAAGAGGTTTATCTGGAAATCCAGGATGAGAACAGGCGAGCCGCAGACTTTAAAGGTGTGGCAATTAATAGGATTCTTGAAAAAAGGGATAAATAG